Below is a window of Halobaculum lipolyticum DNA.
GGAAGCCGTAGCGCCGGCGGCCGGACACGTCCAGCGGTCCCGGACTCCGCACCGCGTTGCCGACGTACACCGCCTCGACGACGGGTTCGTGGTCGCCGTAGTCGGCGTTCGTCTCGTAGTCGCTGATCCGGGTGCCGTCGCGGGTGCGGTACTCGTCGGCGCGCGTGGTCGTGACGCCGGTGACGACGAGCAGTTTGTCCGCCTCGCGGTCGCGGACGAACGAGCCGACGGCGGGGCGGTGGTCGCCACAGAGGAACGCGCCGGACTCGCGGGCGGGGACGAACACGCCGGTCCCGCAGACGGCGCAGGCGGCGACGCGCTCCCCGGGGGCGGGGACGCGCCCGATGCCGATCTCCATGTCGACGCGACGGAGGTGTTTGCAGCGGCGGTGGCGGATCCCGTAGTCGGGGCAGGTGCAGGTGTCGCTGCCGACGTCGACGACGTAGCTGCCGCCGTCGGTGTCGACGAGGTACTGGTCGTCGCTGCGGAGCGCGAACACGGCCATCGGCTCGCGGCGCGCGCGGACGCTGCGCTCGGCGTCGGGGTCGACGGCGAGCGGCCCGTCGGGCCCGTCGGGCGCGTCGGGACCCGTCGACGGGAGCGCGGTGCGGGAGCGTCGCGCCGGCGGTCGGCGGTCGCGGCCGGCGCGTCGCCGGCGGTCGGCGGTCCGGTCCGGGCGGTCGGCGGTGAGTGTGGGGGTCATCTGATCGACGGAGATAGGTCACGAACGGTGGTAAGCCCTCGGTCGCCGCCGACCGCGGCCGACGGCGAACGCGGGCCAGAGGGCGTCTGGGGTCGCTTCGAAGCCCTTTTAGCGGGTCCACGGGAACGCCGGAGCATGGAACTCGACGCCGAGATGCGCCGAAAGATCGCCGTCTCCGTCGGCGCTGTCGTCGTCTTCATCGCCCTCCTGGTCGCTATCGGGATGCAGTTCACCACCGGGCACAACCTCTCCGACCTCGGGGCGTACTACTTCGTCGGCGTCATCGCGCTGTTCGTGCTGCTGATGGGCGCCGCCGGGGTCTTCCTCGACAACGGCGACTGAACGCGACCGAACGACGGTCCCCGACGCGTCGGTCGGGTCAGGCCGGCGTGCCGTCGGCGTCGGCGTCCCCGCGGTCGCGCCAGTCGGTCACGTCGTCGGGGTCGGCCTCGCGGAGCTTCCTGCTGTAGTACTCCAGCGGGTGCGGCGCCACGCTGCGGTGGTTGTGTTCGTTGTCGCAGAGTCCGTACGTGCCGAGCGTCCGGCACGACGGCGGGGGGTACTGCGCGCCCGACTCGTCGCGGAGGTAGCCGAACCGCTCGACGACGAGGTCGGGGTCCAGTCCCGTGATCGCGACCGCCTCCTCGGCGTCGAGGTTGAGTCCTGCGAGGAACGACAGCAGCGAGAAGCGGGCGTGCGGTCCCAGCTCCTCGCCGTCGCGGGCGCGGTCGAGGAGCGCCGAGAGACACGGCGGGAAGTAGGTCGGGTCGACCACCTCGATGTCCGAGCGGACGCTCCGGTCGGCGAGCAGGTCGCGGAGGTCGGCGATCTCGGCTTCGAGTTCCGCCGCGAGGTCGTCGCTGACGCCCTCGAACGGGAGTCCCTCGGCGACGCGGTCGCCGACGGCCTCGCGGAGCAGGCGGTACAGCTCCTCGCGCTCGATGCGCACCTCGCCGCCGACGAGTTCGCGGTTGACGAGGCGCCAGTCGTCGCCCCAGTCGGCGTCGACGTACGAGAGGTACGCGCCGACGCCGAGCCACAGCCACTTGCCGGCCGGTTGCCCCGGCTTCGGGTCCTCGGCGCGGACGGCGTCCGCGAGGTCGAA
It encodes the following:
- a CDS encoding DUF7472 family protein, with amino-acid sequence MELDAEMRRKIAVSVGAVVVFIALLVAIGMQFTTGHNLSDLGAYYFVGVIALFVLLMGAAGVFLDNGD
- a CDS encoding SWIM zinc finger family protein, coding for MTPTLTADRPDRTADRRRRAGRDRRPPARRSRTALPSTGPDAPDGPDGPLAVDPDAERSVRARREPMAVFALRSDDQYLVDTDGGSYVVDVGSDTCTCPDYGIRHRRCKHLRRVDMEIGIGRVPAPGERVAACAVCGTGVFVPARESGAFLCGDHRPAVGSFVRDREADKLLVVTGVTTTRADEYRTRDGTRISDYETNADYGDHEPVVEAVYVGNAVRSPGPLDVSGRRRYGFPASRLRRLAPNERPHTPVIGV
- a CDS encoding DNA primase large subunit PriL, which codes for MNPRHARYPFFAAAREAVGESGVDLAALVADGDPAVERGRERIERALTEGTVEAADPREWDARDDLLSYPIARILVSLLDSRAAVEKYAEAEARTAYRRFTEDLERDDGARRDPSRIDRDALLREFDLADAVRAEDPKPGQPAGKWLWLGVGAYLSYVDADWGDDWRLVNRELVGGEVRIEREELYRLLREAVGDRVAEGLPFEGVSDDLAAELEAEIADLRDLLADRSVRSDIEVVDPTYFPPCLSALLDRARDGEELGPHARFSLLSFLAGLNLDAEEAVAITGLDPDLVVERFGYLRDESGAQYPPPSCRTLGTYGLCDNEHNHRSVAPHPLEYYSRKLREADPDDVTDWRDRGDADADGTPA